AAGTGTTTATGCAGTAGCACATTGACTATAAAATTTAGTTTAGCACAGAGGACAAAGGGTAGTTAAATTAATAACTTAAAATTGGTCTCTAACTTATACATCTAAAATCTAGTATTCCTGTATGCACACAGTAAATAATGGGTAGCCTGGGCTCTGTGTTGCTTTCTGATATTGTTATCCAAGTGGTTAGCTTCTTTTTGCTGTGTTGTGCTAAACTTTGAACCTTGTCTCTTTTATTCCCTTCAGTATACTTTCTTTAATGTAGGAGGATACTGGGCATACTCTTCCATTGTTATAACTTTAATTTTCACTCTGGGTTTACAGTGGCTGGTCTGTATAAATAATTTACACAAAGATGACTGAATGCTAGTACCAGTTGCACTTAAATGAAGATGCCCATTCTCATTAGCTGATGCAGTAATATATCCAGTTTATCTATGCATTGCTGGGGTCTTGATACAAGATGGAAACAGTGTTTCTTATCTGAGTTTTGATTATCAGCAAGTTGAATGGACACTTTAgttatttaaatagaattttgacCAAAATCCAGAAAAtgatatgagagaaaaataaattccagCTAGtttaacagatttttaaatgctAACCTGAATTTAGCCTCTTAGAGAGTGCTACCTAGCTGGTAACGTTTACTTTTAATTCCTTGTTAAAATGAGGCAATAATTTGCAAgatttttgtatatatatgtaaagtAAATTCTTCATATCTTTTTAGATCTAATTCAATATTTTCTGACTACTCCTGCCATGTATAATACCATTTTTGTGCATGCTTGATGTGACATTCATAAATTGTACCACTATGACTTTATCCATGTAAAATAGctatttattgaattttctttcaatggctggacttttttttttttttgtctccatttAAACATCTTAACAGAGAATTTGTTACTGTTTATTAAAAGAATTGAGTTTGAAAGCATAAAAACATACTCGATTTGCAATTgtatgaagaaaaaaagcaatgccTTTATTATCAAGCATTAAGCACAATTCTTATAGCAAACTGTgataaattctttgttttttttttttttcatttgccgCAATATTTTCATatgaacaaaccaaaaattcatgGTGAGCAGTTGCAGTGTCGGCTGATCCATCCTTTGTGTACAGGGAACTCGAGAGGACGTGGACTCATTCAGAAGTGTAACTGGTGCTGTGACTATAGCAATACTTTACTTTTGTTAGTTGTGCTTCGCCTTGCTCATGctagctttttaaatgtttagtttTCCTCTTGTCACGGTCAACTGCTGAATTTACTTGAAGGATGTAGAATactgtttaaaaaatactaaagtCTGTACAATTAGGTCAAAGAATTGTgcaattgtttcctttttaatttttaaaattgaaggtCATAAATATTTGAGAACATCAGACCTAATAGAGTAGTAGTACTATTTAATTTAACCAAAGTCTAGTAAATATTTCAACTTTGAATGTAAACTAACAAACCCGACCACCAAGGAGATTGTTTGCCCAGAGTTTCAAAGCACATTGTCTACGAATGGaaattgaaataatttataaaatattgacattactatgttttttaaaaagttcctaATTTTTTCACTAAAAGGAGGGAAACTATTAGTTTTATTGTTAAATATGGTAGATATTAATATTCCTCTTAGATGACCAGTGATTCCAATTGTCCCAGTTTGAAATAAGTATCCTGTGAGTATGAGATAAATTAGTGACAATCAGAACAAGTTTTAGTATCCAATGTTCAAGAGGAAGTTGCTATTGTTGCattgattttaatatttgtacataaACACTGATTTTTTGagcattattttgtatttgttgtacTTTAATACCTGGTGTACAGTTCCAGAAATAAAATCTGGAAATCTGTTTTTCCTGGTTTGTGTGACTATTTACCAAAAAATTTATAGCCATCTTAAACTATATATACCAGATATGTAGATATTCAGCTTGAGAGACAAAATAGCTTTCTTAAATCCTCTCTACTAGCTTTTGATCTATATACTGATTCTAAGAGAACTCCTAAGTGAGGATTCTCACAGTTCAGGAGGCAGTTACTGAATATCTGGTACAGACAGTCTGAGGCAGCTGTATTTTAGGAAGACAGAACTGAAATACAATAAGACATCAAGACCTAATTACTCTTTTATTATAATGTTCATAATCCCATTGCCTCTGGTCATAACTTTCCCAAGCCTTCATCTTTTCAAGCTAAAGATCTTATTTAAATCCTGGCATTCCCAAAGCTAAAGATCTTATTTAAATCCTGGCATTCCCAGTTCCCATATTAATATCCAGGCTGCACATAATATCCAGAGTTTATACAAAGCAAGGTAACGAGTAAAAACCTTAAAACCCTTTTGCTTTCATTGCTTGTCCAGAAAGAACTACATCCTTCCACTTCCAAACACCACAGTGCTTTCCTGTGACACATCTGTGTGGGCACAAGCTCCCTGAGTATTCTAAATACAGTTAAGTACCATGTGGCACCTACATGGTACTTCAGGCTTTGGGGAGGGAGAAGCCTGTGGAAGCAGGAAAATCTTTAGTGACTTCTAGGGATTCTATGGCCCAAATGACTTTCTGACTTCCTTGTGTCCATTCCTAATTGGACCTAACATAAACATGAGCCTTCAAGCCTTCCTTACTATAGAGAAAATGGGGATAAACAGGGCTGTCAGGTGGGAAAAGGAGTTAAGGGTGCATGAGTCAAGCGTCAGTGAGGCTTAGGGTCCCAGGTGATCTGGGGAGAGGTCTCCACAGGTAGAGAACCAGGGGCACAATCCAGAGGTGGCTGTGGGTATGCAGCATGAGTGAGCAATGGGAAACAGCAAGAGGTGCTCTGAAGTCACAGATCACCTGTGTGAAGGAAGGAATCCTTGTTTTCTCCAGGGTTTTAAGTAAGAATGTGTCAAGTTAAAATACCCTtggctgggtttggtggcacatactttaatcccagcacttaggaggcagaggcagagagatctcttgAATTTCGAGGTCAGCATAGTCTACAGACCTGGTTCCAAGTCATCCAGGACACCCTCTCCACAGAAATACAAAACaggaacaggtgtccttgtttcAGTGTAGTATTCCCACACTGAAACAATCTCCAGCACACCATTTTATCACCCCGCTCCCAGCCCCTTGTAGAAATGTTCAGTGAATAGTGGATGGAGGAGGATGACTTGTATCCAGCTGGAACAATCTGTAAATCACACACTGAGaaactcaaaaaaccaaccaactaaccaaccaaccaaaatcCCTCTCTTGGTGATATATTCTGTAAGGGGCAAGAGTGGAAAGAGATAGGCAGATTAGAAAGCTAAGAATTGCAACAAACGAGGCAAACAAAGCTAGTTGCATAGCTGTGACAGTGGTTAAAATCTGATTCTGCAGTTTCCCTAAGGATGGAGGGGCTAAGTGAATGATGACATCCTATCCAAGCTGGGAAGTGAGTTGGAGCAGGACTCAGATGGATTAATcaaagaaaccattatgagtAAAACTGTGGGACGCAGCTTCAGGACTGAGTGTGGCTGGGCTGGCTTCATAGTATAGTACTTTACCTCTAAGTACAGTCATTTTGTCAACACCTGGGCTGGTGGCTCTGCACAGTCCAGAACACTGAAGGGTGTGAGCCACAGATACCTGGCTCTCCAAAGAAACTCCCAGAAAGTCACCCTTCTCCCGTGGGCAGAGAAAAGGTAAGCCCCCTCCACAGAAACGAGACAGGAACAGGCGTCCCTGCCATCAATTTTGTCCCCTTATAGTATTCCCACACTAAAGCAATCTCTCACACTCCTTTTTATCACCTACCTTGGTGTAGatagatggaggaggaggatgacCCCATGAACAGTTTGTAAATTATACATGGAATAATTTACATGGAACATGATAGTTTCGTTTTTCTTCtgtaaaaaggaaagttttcacAGAAGCTTGCACACATCAACAGTACTGTAAGaattgctggggctggagagatagctcagtagttaagagcattttgCGTCTCTTCCAGGGACtatggttcctagcacccatgtctggcACACTGGGTAACACATAATTGCCAGTTAACCCAGTTCCAAaacatctgacaccctcctctatCTCCATCAGAAACTTGCttaagtgtatacacacacacacatacacacacacacacacactataaaaccTTAAAGAATTGCTGTTTGGCTAGACGTTCACAACTATAGAGAtatgcaaataaaagaaaacctgaaaTGATAAGtagttttaataaattattatgaAAACCAATTAAATATTGGAATTGTATTATAAGTTAGAAATTATGAAGCAAGTAGCTTTTACCTTGAAATTGGCATAACTATAacatcaacaaatacaaaaagtcCAGTTAAGTCTAAGAACTTTTGCCCTGCAGGTGGAACTACAAAAgtgacaaacaaacaacaaccacgAATTTAGAATGAACACAATAGCTGCTTAGTAAACCTTAAGTTTTTAATTCATCACATTAGCTGATAACCATGTCATAGTTTGAAAAAAGCTCCTGTCCTTGCTTGATGTCTGTAAGGGCAACAGGAACAACACATTCAAGTGGGctgaaaacaaaaagagcaaaaagaAGTGTTCAAAGACTAGTTTGCATTTGTCACCAATGTGGATTTTATCAGTGCACCATCCTTTGTTCAGATTCCTAAATGGCAGTACAGGTCCTCTGTTTCCATGAGGAAATAGCCCCTTTCCTTCAAGGAGGAATTCTATAGGGAGCCTATCATAGAACCTTTCCAAGGATCACAATTTAGTAAGTTTAGACCACCAACCACATCTTTGAAAACATCTCTATGGTTCCCAAGACtggaattacaaaaaaaaaaaaaaaaaaagagagagagagagagaaaaggatttttaatccttttaaaataattatagctTAAAATTTATTAATGTGTATCATAGAAATTCACTTAAAATTAATCGGGATGTTTAAAAGCACCATTTTTTCCCAGACACAAGACACCATTATTATATACACCTTCAAAATTCTCATGACATCACTGTGGAGAGCATACAGGCAGCACACTCTATTgttaagcacatacacacacacataggaccCAAAGAGAATATATTTAGTATTGTTGGTATCTGGATTCTTCTGAGTGTTATCATGTAGCCCTAGACGGTCTTGAACTCCTCTGCAGCTGACGGTGTCCTTGAATTCCTTATCTTCCAACCTTTACCTTATAAGTGGAAGCATTACTGACATGCACCacaccaggccctctgcaagagtgacaagtgctcttaactgctcagccattttTTCCAGCCCCAACAATCCAAGTTTTAAATAGTCATCTTAAAAGGGTATTTATTTTAATAGGTGTACCAACCCCCATAAAGTTCTTTAGCACCTCAGTGAAATTATGTAAAGGACATGTCTTCTGAGCCGAGTAGTatgtaattctagcattcaggcggcgaaggcaggaagatctgaaggccagcctgggctacaaagtaagaccctccTTCAAAAACAACCACAGTATAACAAACAAGTACCTGACAATTTTACGAGGAGGAAAATCATAATAGAACCACTTGAAATAGGCTCTAAGGCTGATACTGACAAATACTACCCACAAGGAGAAATGGTTCCTAATAAGCCGAATGATTTAGTAAGTAAAAGTCCTCATCTTCAGATAAACCTATATTAAAGAAATATAGTGCTACGGATACACCTAAGTttcttatgatttttattttaacaatccTGGGAATCAATTATTTAAGAATCTGGGTGGTGGTagtatacatctttaatctcagcactcaggaggcaaaggcaggcaaatctagGCAGTTGTAGATCAACCTggaccacagagtgagttccaggactacacagagaaaccctgtcttgaaaacaacaacaacaacacaaagccCAGGGTCTTGAACATACCAAGCAAGTGCTCTGCTTCTGACCCACCTTCCTATCAATTTTttttactaaaacaaaacaaaaacaaaaaaccctgctcCTAATTCTATAAAGATTTTTCCTAGAAATCTTATTTTTCAAGTGTAGTGTAACACGGGAGATGGGGCAAGCtgattttaaaaaactgtctTTTGTCATAGCTGTAGGCAATGTTTGGGAGATTTGCTTCATTTCTACAGGGAAAACTGCAGGCACATCAAATTCCTAATAACACACATTAGTGGCTCTGTCTAGGAAGAGTCACATTCATTTGAGAGGAAAAAGTCACTATAGTCAGAAAAAACACTATTGAATTATGATGCTTAATTATGGTTTTGTTATTGGAACATACTCAAAATATTACTGCTATGGAGTAAAATAAAGCAGTAAGTACATGTGTTTAGATTATACACTAACCAATGAAGTAAATGGAGATGCTTtaccttgtttgtttgagacagggtcttctcaTATAGCACATGCTGACCctgaactcttggtcctcctgcctcagccttccctggGATGGAATAAtagccatgcaccaccatgctttgCTTCATAGTTTACCTTGAAAATATCAGGAACTAACGGTTCCAGACAGTCGTTTGGTTAAACAAAGGAGTCAGGTCTCCTGCTTCTACTGTAGCCAGAGGGTCAGGGTTTTTCCTGTGGGAAAGTCCAGCCAATGAACGACTCACAAACGTAGCAGCAGAAAGGGAATACTAGTCCAGTGATGAGTGTCTAAGGCTGTACTACAATACTGACAAAACACGCTGGAATCattctaaaataataatgatcAAAAGCTACCTTTTCTCAAAATATTACAGTTGCTTAAGTGCAGATATTCAATTGTCTTTGTATTCAGTCACATGGATGAAGAGTTAGCCATTTTGTACCTCCTGTCAAAAGCTCCATCATGCCAACATACTGTCTGAGCGACTGTTGACATACTGTCCTATAGCCAGTGGATTATTAACTTCTGATTTAACCCTGTACCGTCACTCATTCTTAAAGGGCTAAGTTGGTCTCTCTCAGTGCAAGAATTAGCTGAGCATTCTATATATTAAAGTGGAatccaaaaatacaaaatgaacccTACAAGTATTGTTTCTTTCTAAAAAGATTGTCTATCAATCAAGCAACTACATTGCCACATAACAGCCATCTAAATGGATTTTTACTTAAAGTATAAATGGTTACACTATAATCCTTATGACAAATATGGCTCTACATCTGATAACTGAATTTGAATATGGACATTATCTGAATACAATTTTTATACTACTTTGTCATTTTCATCAATGCATATCCTATCCAAGCATCTGAAAATAAATGGATTTCTAATGGAAAAAGATTGGCTCATACTTCTGATATACTGTACCTAGTATACAACAAGGCAGAGACAAAGCAACATAAAACTGAAATATTCTGATAaggacattttaaattataaatctaAAATAGAGGAGTCTGTTTTAATACTTCCATCTTTAAACATAACTCATTAGTGTATATTAATTGCATAAAATAATGGGTTATTATGGCACTGCATATGTATGTTCTTCCATCTTTTTAAACAGTTAGTTTCCAGTTGAGAACATCATGTTTTTGAGGGAATTTTCCCCTTTACAGAGTTATTTCTAACAGCTGATGAAGCACAGAACCAACTGTCCATATAGCAGACAGAATCTAATTATCTTACTTAATGAGAATATGAACAGCATATTTTAGGCTCAGTTTTACAAAgttttatacacatgtatatgcagaCACATATTTATTGTGTCCACTGAAGAATTAATGGCTAATGTAGATTTATATGAGAATAGATGAATCTGACTgtaatgctgtttttttttttttttcttctactggcaaagaaggaaaggagaaaattaataTTGGGACAGTCTTATGACCAAAAAGATGGCCCTAAAATGCAATTATCTCATCAAACATTATACTTTTCAACACACAATTCATAAGGttaattatgaaattataattttaaaaagtatggaaACTTGGGTTTTCAATCAAACCTTTGCTCTGATTACAAGGTTAGGTATTCTGTTAAACTTTGGCGATATATAAGGAACTTTGGCAGTACTAAATGAGCTATTACCAGAATACACAGACACAACTGCCCCTTTTGGTACTAGTCCTTTAGTGACACAACACTTCTTTCTATGGAAATCAAGGAGTTGCTCAGGCAACACTGAAACCCAAGGTCTTAAAAAGCATGTCTTCTGGTTTAATGACTTTACTTTGGTGGTGTCTTTATTGCTGAACTCCCTGTAGGTGTTGATATTTGACTCAACAGGTTCTGGAAGCACAGTCAAGAGATCTGATTGTTTACagcagtcatttaaaaataaagcctgCCCAGATGTCAGCATGGCCTCTGGTGGCAGTACAGGCCACTCAGATTATGACCCCAGCAACAGCATGGTCcctggacatcaacatggcctcaggccGGGATGGTGGGTATAGACAATGGGCATCCTAGGCCTTTGGTGGTACTGTGGACCCAGCTGCAGTAGGGCCATGTATTCACACATGGCCCTTAGCTGCAGCT
This DNA window, taken from Cricetulus griseus strain 17A/GY chromosome 2, alternate assembly CriGri-PICRH-1.0, whole genome shotgun sequence, encodes the following:
- the Setd9 gene encoding LOW QUALITY PROTEIN: SET domain-containing protein 9 (The sequence of the model RefSeq protein was modified relative to this genomic sequence to represent the inferred CDS: inserted 7 bases in 5 codons; substituted 3 bases at 3 genomic stop codons), yielding MLNRIDLFIKLGGSEWKLFPFFEFFDTFQRNPKTKLSKTKLSKDKIISSEDELGMLLKVSQALFLNDCCKQSDLLTVLPEPVEXKYQHLQGVQQXRHHQSKVIKPEDMLFKTLGFSVAXATXLDFHRKKCCVTKGLVPKGAVVSVYSGTVYQKYEPIFFXIRNPFIFRCLDRICIDENDKRDQLSPLRMSDGTGLXSEVNNPLAIGQYVNSRSDNRATNVCYXEFDVPAVFPVEMKQXLPNIAYSYDKRHPLECVVPVALTDIKQGQELFSNYDMVIS